Proteins found in one Flavobacteriales bacterium genomic segment:
- the cysN gene encoding sulfate adenylyltransferase subunit CysN — protein MSGYLDMDLLRFTTAGSVDDGKSTLIGRLLYDSKSIFEDQMEAIEKASQKKGEEHVNLALLTDGLRAEREQGITIDVAYRYFATPKRKFIVADTPGHIQYTRNMVTGASTANLAIILVDARKGLIEQTARHSFIASLLQIPHVVYCINKMDLVDYNEETFYKIKKDLEDFSAKLEVKDINFIPISALNGDNVVDRSEKMKWYDGPTLMYLLENVHISGDHNHIDARFPVQYVVRPMSNEFHDFRGYAGRVSSGVIRKGDEIMVLPSGFTSKIKSIVTMEKEIEEAFAPMSVTLTLEDEIDISRGDMIVRKNNVPEQTQDVEAMVCWLNDKPMQSNGKYALRHTSKDVRSVVKDIRYKMDINTLHRNEEDKTIRMNDIARVVLRTTSPLFIDKYHRNRSTGSFILIDEGTNETVGAGMII, from the coding sequence ATGAGTGGATATTTAGATATGGATTTATTACGCTTCACTACGGCAGGTAGTGTTGACGATGGAAAAAGTACGTTAATAGGTCGCTTGCTGTACGATTCGAAATCAATTTTCGAAGATCAAATGGAGGCCATCGAAAAGGCGAGTCAGAAAAAAGGTGAAGAGCATGTTAATTTAGCATTGCTTACAGATGGTTTAAGAGCGGAAAGAGAACAAGGAATTACGATTGATGTTGCTTATAGATATTTTGCAACGCCCAAGCGTAAATTCATTGTTGCCGACACTCCGGGTCATATTCAATACACCAGAAATATGGTTACCGGCGCTTCAACTGCAAATCTTGCAATCATACTTGTAGACGCAAGAAAAGGATTGATTGAGCAAACCGCCCGTCATTCGTTTATTGCTTCACTTTTGCAAATTCCACATGTTGTTTACTGTATCAATAAAATGGATCTGGTGGACTATAATGAGGAAACATTCTACAAAATCAAAAAAGATCTGGAAGATTTCAGTGCAAAATTAGAAGTGAAAGACATTAATTTCATTCCCATTTCTGCATTAAACGGCGATAATGTTGTAGACCGTTCAGAAAAAATGAAATGGTATGACGGTCCCACACTGATGTACCTCCTCGAAAATGTTCACATCTCGGGCGACCATAACCATATTGATGCACGTTTTCCGGTGCAGTATGTTGTGCGTCCGATGTCAAACGAATTTCACGATTTCAGAGGCTACGCAGGTCGTGTTTCCAGCGGCGTAATCCGCAAGGGAGACGAAATCATGGTATTGCCATCCGGATTTACCTCTAAAATCAAATCCATCGTTACCATGGAAAAAGAAATTGAAGAGGCATTTGCACCTATGTCGGTTACGCTCACACTCGAAGATGAAATTGACATTTCACGTGGTGATATGATAGTGCGTAAAAATAATGTGCCTGAACAAACACAGGATGTGGAGGCGATGGTATGTTGGTTAAACGACAAACCCATGCAAAGCAATGGAAAATATGCTTTAAGACATACATCGAAAGATGTACGTTCGGTAGTGAAAGATATCCGGTATAAAATGGACATCAACACGCTACACCGAAATGAGGAAGATAAAACCATTCGGATGAACGATATTGCACGTGTAGTATTAAGAACAACATCTCCCTTGTTTATTGATAAATACCATCGCAACCGCTCAACGGGTAGTTTTATTCTGATCGACGAAGGCACCAATGAAACTGTTGGCGCGGGAATGATTATTTAA
- a CDS encoding T9SS type A sorting domain-containing protein — MKNLFTVAGICFLHIVSLAQGFGVDTVYKDIHKTTTSITPPHEYFQLFNYSGDDIHMRWKVNQHYTFYPSQWGIAIQDNVTYHNPAPDSADFLLPAVTGTMDKIIINVFTNSTPGHGVFAVDLINLDSTAQQITVLFDIYITVATSITETENSFIELFPNPFTDVITLKANQELPSPLFIDLYTIDGRHCIQSSVSSGSLSQELNLSELLPGLYLVKISGYNTDFVTYRTVLKN, encoded by the coding sequence ATGAAAAATTTGTTTACAGTTGCAGGAATTTGTTTCCTACATATTGTATCCCTTGCTCAGGGATTCGGTGTAGATACAGTGTATAAGGATATTCATAAAACCACAACTTCGATTACACCCCCGCATGAATATTTTCAATTATTTAATTATTCCGGCGATGATATCCATATGCGCTGGAAAGTTAATCAACATTATACCTTTTATCCTTCTCAATGGGGAATTGCCATTCAGGATAATGTAACCTATCACAATCCCGCTCCCGACAGTGCTGATTTTTTATTACCTGCTGTTACGGGTACCATGGACAAAATAATCATCAATGTTTTTACAAATTCAACACCCGGTCATGGTGTTTTTGCTGTTGATTTAATTAATCTTGATTCCACCGCCCAACAAATAACAGTGTTGTTTGATATTTATATTACGGTTGCCACATCAATTACCGAAACAGAAAATTCGTTCATCGAATTATTCCCAAATCCATTCACCGACGTGATAACATTGAAAGCGAACCAAGAGTTGCCATCTCCTCTTTTCATTGATTTGTACACGATAGATGGTCGCCATTGTATTCAATCTTCTGTATCCTCAGGAAGTTTAAGTCAGGAATTAAATCTTTCGGAGCTACTTCCAGGGTTGTATCTTGTAAAAATTTCGGGCTATAACACTGATTTTGTTACATATAGAACGGTGCTTAAGAATTAA
- the cysD gene encoding sulfate adenylyltransferase subunit CysD produces the protein MSGYHLTHLKELEAESIYVLREVAAQFENPALLFSGGKDSIVCFHLAKKAFWPAKVPFTLVHIDTGHNFQETITFRDELVAKNGVNMVIGLVQDSIDSGRVTEEKGYNASRNALQTVTLLDTIEKYKFDAAIGGARRDEEKARAKERFFSHRDEFGQWDPKNQRPELWNLFNGKKNIGEHFRVFPISNWTEMDVWQYILQENIDIPSIYFTHERECFERDGVIYAYSDFMQLKPTEKLEKRKIRFRTIGDMTCTGAVVSQASSLDEIIEEVASTRVTERGSRIDDKRSEAAMEDRKKAGYF, from the coding sequence ATGTCGGGATATCACTTAACCCATTTAAAGGAACTAGAAGCAGAAAGCATATACGTTCTTCGTGAAGTAGCTGCTCAGTTTGAAAACCCAGCTCTATTGTTTTCGGGTGGAAAAGATAGTATTGTCTGTTTTCACTTAGCGAAAAAAGCATTCTGGCCTGCAAAAGTTCCGTTTACGCTTGTTCATATTGATACAGGTCATAATTTTCAGGAAACCATCACCTTTCGTGATGAACTCGTTGCCAAAAACGGGGTGAATATGGTCATCGGATTAGTGCAGGATTCCATCGACAGCGGACGCGTTACCGAAGAAAAAGGATACAACGCGAGTCGAAATGCGCTTCAAACTGTAACGCTTCTCGACACCATTGAAAAATACAAATTCGATGCAGCAATCGGAGGTGCACGTCGTGATGAAGAAAAAGCAAGAGCAAAAGAACGCTTCTTTTCACATCGTGATGAATTCGGACAATGGGATCCAAAAAACCAGCGTCCCGAATTATGGAATCTCTTCAACGGGAAAAAAAATATAGGAGAACATTTCAGAGTATTTCCGATTTCCAACTGGACAGAAATGGATGTATGGCAATATATCCTGCAGGAAAACATCGATATCCCTTCCATTTATTTTACTCACGAACGAGAATGCTTTGAGCGCGACGGAGTCATTTATGCATACTCCGATTTCATGCAATTAAAGCCCACCGAAAAACTAGAAAAAAGAAAAATCCGGTTCAGAACGATTGGCGACATGACCTGTACCGGTGCTGTCGTTTCTCAGGCTTCAAGTCTCGATGAAATCATTGAAGAAGTTGCATCAACACGAGTAACTGAACGTGGATCCCGTATTGATGATAAACGATCGGAAGCCGCAATGGAAGACCGCAAAAAAGCAGGGTATTTTTAA
- a CDS encoding Omp28-related outer membrane protein, which translates to MKKLLLSVGCVLAASVSFGQTTILNEDFEGGALPSGWQNTHSSPSVGWEFGNALGSTYWAVPTHTKYAASNDDAHDNSSMTANVADKDRLVTTSLDLSAFSVVFLKYDAYFNGTYGSVATVEVSTNGGTSWTTVSTLTGVDGAWQEDLVVNLSAYAGNANVLVAFRHNDSGQWASGFAVDNVNIYSPAANDVALTDLSYTQYVVGPSNLSITGTITNLGSNTITSVDIDWNDGSAHNQTFSVSIPPLGTYNFTHGTQLAVAAGTNYNITVTVTLGGDANTADNTMGRNVYGLTFLPTKRVVGEEGTGTWCGWCPRGAVFMDQMATTYPNTWVGVAVHNSDPMTVTAYDNAIGALISGYPSGVVDRDLLDVDPSDFPTAYSQLITKVAPANIGVTSDINLVTRAMTVTVTADWAGSFTGIDYRLAAIVIEDNVHGTTSGYNQTNYYSSTSQNLPLNGAGHNWQTEPNPVPAANMEYDHVGRALLGGFAGQAGSVPSSVTAGSSTSYTFNHTLPTTQNENNIKVAGILIDNATGKILNAAEADLVLGIAEDAAPNFDMNIFPNPANDFAAIKLNILEAGEVNISIVSVTGALVSSFNYGTLSGENTFMIDGNRLDAGIYFVNVNVNGSVISKKVVITH; encoded by the coding sequence ATGAAAAAACTATTACTATCTGTAGGTTGTGTGTTGGCTGCATCGGTTTCATTTGGCCAAACCACAATTCTTAATGAAGATTTTGAAGGAGGAGCTCTTCCTTCAGGATGGCAAAACACGCACTCCAGTCCTTCTGTGGGATGGGAGTTTGGTAACGCTTTAGGTTCAACCTATTGGGCTGTTCCTACACATACCAAATATGCTGCATCAAATGATGATGCGCACGATAACAGTTCAATGACTGCAAATGTTGCTGATAAAGACCGTTTGGTTACCACCTCACTTGATTTAAGCGCATTTTCTGTTGTTTTCTTAAAGTATGATGCATATTTCAATGGAACTTATGGTTCAGTTGCAACTGTAGAGGTTAGTACCAACGGAGGAACTTCCTGGACAACTGTTTCTACATTAACCGGTGTTGACGGTGCTTGGCAGGAAGATTTAGTAGTAAATCTATCTGCATATGCAGGAAATGCTAACGTATTGGTGGCATTCCGTCATAATGATAGCGGACAATGGGCATCTGGTTTTGCAGTGGATAACGTAAACATCTACTCGCCTGCTGCTAACGATGTGGCTTTAACTGACCTTTCTTATACTCAGTACGTAGTTGGTCCATCTAACTTGTCTATTACAGGAACAATCACTAACCTTGGTTCGAACACGATTACTTCTGTAGATATCGACTGGAATGACGGTTCTGCACACAATCAAACTTTCAGCGTAAGCATTCCGCCACTTGGAACGTATAACTTTACCCATGGTACACAATTAGCGGTTGCTGCCGGTACTAACTATAACATCACTGTTACAGTTACCTTAGGTGGTGATGCAAATACTGCAGACAACACAATGGGCAGAAATGTATACGGACTTACTTTTCTTCCTACTAAACGCGTAGTTGGTGAAGAAGGTACAGGTACATGGTGCGGATGGTGTCCACGTGGTGCTGTTTTCATGGATCAAATGGCTACTACTTATCCAAACACTTGGGTTGGAGTTGCGGTTCACAACAGTGACCCAATGACCGTAACTGCTTATGACAATGCAATTGGCGCATTAATTTCTGGTTATCCTTCAGGAGTTGTTGACCGTGATCTTTTGGATGTTGATCCAAGCGATTTCCCAACTGCCTACTCTCAATTAATTACCAAAGTTGCTCCAGCAAACATTGGTGTTACTTCAGACATTAATCTTGTTACTCGTGCAATGACTGTAACCGTTACTGCTGACTGGGCTGGTTCTTTCACTGGAATTGACTATCGTTTAGCTGCTATCGTAATTGAAGATAACGTTCACGGAACTACTTCTGGTTACAATCAAACCAACTATTACAGCTCAACTTCACAAAACCTTCCACTTAATGGTGCTGGTCACAACTGGCAAACTGAACCAAATCCGGTTCCTGCTGCGAATATGGAATATGACCACGTTGGACGTGCTTTATTAGGTGGCTTTGCTGGTCAGGCTGGATCTGTACCTAGCTCTGTAACTGCAGGATCATCTACTAGCTATACATTCAATCACACTCTTCCAACTACACAAAATGAAAACAACATTAAAGTAGCTGGTATTTTGATTGACAATGCTACCGGTAAAATCCTTAACGCTGCTGAGGCTGACCTCGTACTTGGAATTGCTGAGGACGCTGCTCCAAACTTTGACATGAATATTTTCCCTAATCCTGCAAATGATTTCGCAGCGATTAAATTAAATATCCTCGAAGCAGGAGAAGTTAACATCAGTATCGTAAGCGTAACTGGTGCTTTAGTTAGCAGCTTTAACTATGGTACTTTAAGCGGAGAAAACACATTCATGATTGATGGAAATCGTCTTGATGCAGGTATTTACTTCGTTAACGTTAATGTAAATGGTTCTGTAATTTCTAAGAAAGTGGTTATTACTCACTAA
- the cysC gene encoding adenylyl-sulfate kinase, with amino-acid sequence MSSNIHPIFDRILQKEDKEALLHQRGLVIWMTGLSGSGKSTIAIGLEKKLHAEGILTQVLDGDNIRAGINNNLGFSDEDRTENIRRIAEVSKLFVNCGIVCINCFVSPTKAIRNQAKKIIGEPNFTEVFINTPLEVCESRDVKGLYKKARAGEIKDFTGINAPFEAPDSADVEIKTEQKSIEESVDELYNKIIGKIK; translated from the coding sequence ATGAGTTCAAACATCCATCCCATATTCGACCGGATTCTTCAGAAAGAGGATAAGGAGGCGCTTTTACATCAAAGAGGTCTCGTTATTTGGATGACGGGCTTATCCGGATCGGGAAAATCGACGATTGCAATCGGGCTGGAAAAAAAACTTCACGCTGAAGGAATATTAACGCAGGTACTGGATGGTGATAATATTCGTGCCGGAATCAATAACAATCTGGGCTTTTCCGATGAGGACAGAACAGAGAATATTCGCCGGATTGCAGAGGTTTCTAAATTGTTTGTGAATTGCGGAATTGTATGCATCAATTGTTTTGTGTCGCCTACAAAGGCCATTCGCAACCAGGCAAAAAAAATTATTGGTGAACCAAACTTCACTGAAGTATTTATCAATACACCTTTAGAAGTGTGCGAATCGAGGGATGTGAAAGGTTTATACAAAAAAGCAAGGGCAGGAGAAATTAAAGATTTTACCGGTATTAATGCTCCCTTTGAAGCACCGGATTCTGCGGATGTAGAAATTAAAACTGAACAAAAATCTATTGAGGAATCAGTGGATGAATTGTACAATAAAATAATTGGAAAAATAAAATAA
- a CDS encoding PorT family protein has product MNKTFLILFLLFNSTSYSQVSFSAGPVLGIQGSQLSGDTYAGYNKPGLYAGLFANWSSKDDYFWQFEIAFSQKGARHIPNPGKGDYTSYDLRLNYIEIPFFWRPHFKGFTFDVGLSYGRLLGYSEYDQNGVRNPVRPFRKSEFAGLISAGYKWGDHFIFSVRATRSLIPVRDHQSAQYFWWNPGQMNSVLSFNLCYILL; this is encoded by the coding sequence TTGAATAAGACTTTTTTAATCCTGTTTTTACTTTTTAACTCAACGTCTTATTCTCAGGTTTCTTTTTCTGCAGGTCCCGTATTAGGCATACAGGGTAGTCAGCTTTCGGGCGACACTTATGCAGGTTATAACAAGCCGGGACTTTATGCCGGTTTGTTTGCCAATTGGAGTTCTAAAGATGATTATTTCTGGCAATTTGAAATAGCATTTTCTCAAAAGGGCGCAAGGCATATCCCGAATCCGGGCAAAGGCGATTACACCAGTTATGATTTACGACTGAATTATATTGAAATCCCCTTTTTCTGGCGCCCACATTTTAAAGGATTTACATTTGATGTAGGATTATCCTACGGCCGATTATTAGGCTATTCAGAATATGATCAAAATGGCGTTCGAAATCCTGTTCGTCCGTTTCGCAAATCTGAATTTGCCGGATTAATTTCTGCCGGATATAAATGGGGCGATCACTTTATTTTTTCCGTCCGTGCAACACGATCCCTGATTCCGGTGCGCGATCATCAATCAGCGCAATACTTTTGGTGGAATCCCGGTCAGATGAACTCGGTTTTGTCCTTCAACCTGTGTTACATATTGCTGTAA
- the queG gene encoding tRNA epoxyqueuosine(34) reductase QueG, which translates to MRLNLQNPELNTSTIKQLALAEGFSYVGFSIAEELTTEAHRLEKWLNKDFHGKMSYMENHFDKRIDPRKLVEGSKSVISLLFNYYNPEKNKNDDAPKISQYAYGEDYHLVIKEKLAVLVERAQEKIGNFNYRIFVDSAPVMDKAWAVKSGLGWMGKNTNLITKNQGSFFFIAEIISDLMILPDGPIKDYCGTCTACIDACPTDAISAPYEVDGSKCISYFTIELKDAVLPQDYKGKFENWMFGCDICQDVCPWNRFSKPHRENKFNPHPDLLSLSKSDWKDLTEDVYQELFKRSAVKRTKFEGLKRNIEFLDL; encoded by the coding sequence ATTCGATTAAACTTGCAAAATCCGGAACTTAATACTTCAACTATAAAGCAGTTGGCATTAGCCGAAGGATTTTCCTATGTGGGATTCTCTATTGCAGAAGAGTTAACAACAGAAGCACACCGACTGGAAAAATGGTTAAACAAAGATTTCCATGGCAAGATGTCGTACATGGAAAACCATTTTGATAAACGAATCGATCCCCGGAAATTAGTAGAAGGAAGTAAAAGTGTAATCTCTTTATTGTTCAATTACTATAATCCTGAAAAAAATAAAAATGATGATGCTCCAAAAATTTCACAGTACGCTTATGGAGAAGATTATCACCTGGTGATAAAAGAAAAACTTGCAGTACTCGTAGAAAGAGCACAGGAAAAAATTGGAAATTTTAATTATCGGATTTTTGTTGACTCCGCACCGGTAATGGATAAAGCCTGGGCAGTAAAATCAGGTTTAGGATGGATGGGCAAAAACACAAATCTGATTACAAAAAATCAGGGTAGTTTTTTCTTTATTGCCGAAATCATATCCGATTTAATGATACTTCCTGATGGTCCGATTAAAGATTATTGCGGAACATGCACAGCTTGCATTGATGCTTGTCCTACCGATGCCATATCTGCCCCCTATGAAGTGGATGGATCAAAATGTATTTCCTATTTCACGATTGAATTAAAGGACGCCGTTTTACCTCAGGATTACAAAGGCAAATTCGAAAACTGGATGTTCGGTTGCGATATCTGTCAGGATGTTTGTCCCTGGAATCGCTTTTCGAAACCACACAGGGAAAATAAATTTAACCCGCATCCCGATTTGCTTTCCTTATCGAAATCGGACTGGAAAGATCTGACTGAAGATGTATATCAGGAATTATTTAAACGTTCTGCCGTAAAACGAACTAAATTCGAAGGACTGAAACGTAATATTGAATTTCTTGATTTATAA
- the ruvB gene encoding Holliday junction branch migration DNA helicase RuvB yields the protein MEENFDLRAEDAESSDKDLDRVLRPKMFDDFTGQQKVIENLSVFVQAAKQRDEALDHVLLHGPPGLGKTTLANIIANELGVNIKITSGPVLDKPGDLAGLLTNLEKGDVLFIDEIHRLSPVVEEYLYSAMEDYTIDIMIDTGPNARTVQISLNPFTLIGATTRSGLLTAPLRARFGINSRLEYYDSKTLTLIVERSSSILNIPIDEKAAYEIAFRSRGTPRIANALLRRVRDFAQIKGDGNIDLPIVQHALDALNVDKHGLDEMDNKILRAIIEKFKGGPVGLTTIATAVGEQAGTIEEVYEPYLIQEGYLIRTPRGRKATEFAYKHFGLTVPFHRGSLFD from the coding sequence ATGGAAGAAAATTTTGATTTGCGGGCAGAAGATGCTGAATCTTCAGACAAGGATCTTGACCGGGTGCTCCGGCCCAAGATGTTTGATGATTTTACGGGTCAGCAAAAAGTAATTGAAAACCTCAGCGTATTTGTGCAAGCTGCCAAACAACGTGATGAAGCATTAGACCATGTATTGTTGCACGGACCTCCGGGATTGGGTAAAACTACTCTAGCCAACATCATTGCCAATGAACTGGGAGTAAATATTAAAATCACTTCCGGACCCGTATTAGATAAACCGGGTGATCTGGCAGGTTTACTTACCAATCTTGAAAAAGGAGATGTATTATTCATTGATGAAATACATCGTTTAAGTCCGGTGGTAGAAGAGTATCTCTACTCCGCTATGGAAGATTACACCATCGATATCATGATTGATACCGGTCCCAACGCACGCACGGTTCAAATATCACTTAATCCATTTACGTTAATTGGAGCAACTACACGTTCCGGATTATTAACTGCACCATTACGTGCACGATTTGGAATTAATTCGCGACTTGAATATTATGATTCAAAAACGCTAACCCTCATCGTTGAGCGATCTTCGAGTATCCTCAATATTCCTATTGATGAAAAAGCGGCCTACGAAATTGCTTTCAGAAGCAGAGGCACACCACGTATTGCCAATGCACTTTTACGAAGGGTAAGAGACTTTGCACAAATCAAAGGCGATGGAAATATTGATCTTCCCATTGTGCAACATGCGCTGGATGCTTTAAATGTTGACAAACATGGCTTAGATGAAATGGATAATAAAATTCTCCGCGCCATCATTGAAAAATTCAAGGGTGGTCCGGTTGGATTAACAACCATTGCTACTGCTGTTGGCGAACAAGCCGGAACCATTGAAGAAGTGTATGAACCATATCTCATTCAGGAAGGTTATTTAATTCGTACGCCACGCGGAAGGAAAGCAACAGAATTTGCGTATAAACATTTTGGTTTAACCGTGCCATTCCACAGAGGTAGTTTATTCGATTAA
- a CDS encoding TlpA family protein disulfide reductase, whose product MKKLLIPFVAFCLMAFTQVDNADLAVNDKKVPSVKVKTLDGGTFDMANISNDGKPIVISFWATWCSPCKKELENMAEVYEEWQKETGVKIIAISIDDARNSSKVKPYIMSKELPYDVYIDENQDFKRAMNVNNVPHTFLVDGNGNIVWDHNNYSEGDEEHLYEEIKKLVGKH is encoded by the coding sequence ATGAAAAAGTTATTGATCCCTTTTGTTGCATTTTGCCTGATGGCTTTTACCCAGGTTGATAATGCTGACCTTGCTGTGAATGATAAAAAAGTTCCGTCCGTAAAAGTAAAAACACTGGATGGTGGAACGTTTGATATGGCAAATATTTCTAACGACGGAAAACCAATTGTAATTTCTTTTTGGGCAACCTGGTGTTCGCCTTGTAAAAAGGAACTTGAAAACATGGCTGAGGTTTATGAAGAATGGCAAAAGGAAACTGGCGTAAAAATTATTGCAATTTCTATTGATGATGCAAGAAATTCTTCAAAGGTTAAACCGTATATCATGTCGAAAGAACTTCCTTATGATGTATATATCGACGAGAATCAGGATTTCAAACGTGCAATGAATGTGAACAATGTTCCCCATACTTTTTTGGTGGATGGGAACGGTAACATCGTTTGGGATCATAACAATTATTCCGAAGGAGATGAAGAACATCTTTATGAGGAAATCAAAAAATTAGTAGGTAAACACTAA
- a CDS encoding T9SS type A sorting domain-containing protein — protein sequence MKALLLGSAFLFAFGANAQSFQFHDQSNANISGTEVVLTGIDTDYELDTYIKVMNTSGASKNIKIKRYEVTVVPTSINYFCWTVCYPPMNAGVKPIFPLPSDGAYADFVTASASSYAPNQLIAYHKPNGTTGTSTYRFVAFDGNNVNDSVYVDVTFNISSSVGVNDVDASPALFNIWPNPANSNAMIRYQFNSIAQEQQLIVTDMIGARKKSISLNGQEGTVNLNAEDLATGIYFVTIVRNGEAVSTKRLVISR from the coding sequence ATGAAAGCACTTTTACTTGGATCAGCATTCCTGTTTGCATTTGGAGCAAATGCTCAGAGTTTTCAATTTCACGACCAGTCTAACGCCAATATCTCAGGTACCGAAGTTGTATTAACAGGTATTGATACCGATTACGAATTAGATACCTATATCAAGGTAATGAATACAAGTGGCGCTTCAAAAAACATCAAAATCAAACGCTACGAGGTAACAGTGGTACCTACTTCCATCAACTATTTTTGCTGGACAGTTTGTTATCCCCCGATGAACGCCGGAGTAAAACCAATTTTCCCTTTACCATCCGACGGTGCCTATGCTGATTTCGTAACAGCAAGTGCTTCATCGTATGCGCCTAATCAATTGATCGCTTACCACAAGCCCAATGGAACTACAGGAACTTCTACCTATCGTTTTGTTGCCTTTGATGGTAATAACGTTAACGACTCCGTTTATGTAGATGTTACTTTCAACATTTCATCCAGTGTAGGTGTAAATGATGTGGATGCGAGTCCTGCTCTATTTAATATCTGGCCAAATCCTGCTAACTCAAATGCAATGATTCGTTATCAATTCAACAGCATTGCCCAGGAACAGCAATTGATCGTAACAGATATGATTGGTGCCCGCAAGAAATCTATTTCACTGAATGGTCAGGAAGGAACCGTAAACTTAAACGCTGAAGATTTAGCTACCGGAATTTACTTTGTAACGATTGTTCGCAACGGAGAAGCTGTTTCAACTAAAAGATTAGTTATTAGCCGTTAA
- a CDS encoding Omp28-related outer membrane protein: MKNKLIFTGIAGILIGFSSCDRVEQPYYDIAACPPVSFPDTSGTVRNMLFEEFTGHTCGNCPSGAYDLREVWQPLYGERLVIVSIHAGAFAYVDAPGGYTADYTTVAGEEYNTFFNVTGYPSGMLNRVPYAGSAVIGKANWGNAFNIEAPKPLEIDLQMYLEYDSINDPYSLCVHMRSKFLTSKTGTYNVVGYFVEDSIVSKQKNYPGAQGDPTYANPYDVNYVHRHVLRDNIGGTWGVNMWSGNASAGTDTTISLKYNFTARDTVDFDHRKHHYYFVGYIFDFDTKEIHQVIEKKFIE, from the coding sequence ATGAAAAACAAATTAATTTTTACAGGAATTGCGGGAATTTTAATTGGCTTTTCTTCATGCGACAGAGTGGAGCAACCTTATTATGATATTGCTGCTTGTCCGCCGGTTTCATTTCCGGATACAAGTGGAACAGTGCGCAACATGTTGTTTGAGGAATTCACAGGACATACCTGTGGGAATTGTCCTTCCGGAGCCTATGATCTCAGAGAAGTTTGGCAGCCCTTATATGGAGAACGATTGGTGATCGTTTCTATTCACGCCGGTGCATTTGCCTATGTAGATGCTCCCGGTGGATACACAGCCGATTACACCACTGTTGCTGGTGAGGAATACAACACATTTTTTAATGTAACCGGATATCCCTCCGGAATGTTAAATCGTGTTCCTTATGCAGGAAGTGCTGTAATCGGGAAAGCGAACTGGGGAAATGCGTTTAACATCGAAGCACCGAAACCATTAGAAATTGATCTTCAAATGTATCTTGAATATGATTCAATTAATGATCCGTATTCATTGTGTGTTCACATGCGTTCTAAATTCCTGACGTCTAAAACGGGGACATATAACGTTGTGGGATATTTTGTAGAGGACAGTATTGTATCTAAACAAAAAAACTATCCCGGTGCACAAGGTGATCCCACTTATGCTAATCCATATGATGTAAATTATGTTCACCGTCACGTTTTACGTGATAATATTGGAGGAACATGGGGAGTGAACATGTGGAGCGGAAATGCATCGGCAGGAACAGATACAACCATCAGTTTAAAGTATAACTTTACAGCGCGTGATACGGTAGATTTTGATCATCGTAAACATCATTATTATTTTGTTGGTTATATTTTTGATTTTGACACAAAAGAAATACATCAGGTTATTGAGAAGAAGTTTATTGAATAA